Proteins encoded in a region of the Cytobacillus pseudoceanisediminis genome:
- a CDS encoding DUF2535 family protein, translating into MLFKSLEFKNAVGQKVKIIEIPVLAKDSPYYFMIQVRLKTFIAATNANEKTLKNHSFREYLKRVLKWPVYEEIFKTPELKNNA; encoded by the coding sequence TTGCTATTTAAAAGCCTAGAGTTCAAAAATGCTGTTGGACAGAAGGTAAAAATTATTGAAATTCCTGTATTGGCAAAAGATAGCCCTTATTATTTTATGATCCAAGTCCGTTTGAAAACTTTTATTGCGGCCACTAACGCCAATGAGAAAACACTTAAGAACCATTCATTTAGAGAATATCTAAAGCGAGTTTTAAAGTGGCCCGTCTATGAAGAGATTTTTAAGACTCCAGAATTAAAAAATAACGCTTAA
- a CDS encoding DegV family protein has product MAKIKIVTDSTADLSSELIEKFDIEVVPLSIHIEGNTYLDRVDITPSEFMRKMKEADELPKSSQPPAGVLAEVYDRFGDQGYDILSIHMTGGMSGTVQSAESAAAMSHANVTVVDSRYISKALAFQVLEAAKMASEGKSIQEIVSRLETIRSNTKLFVVVDTLENLVKGGRIGKGKAMIGSLLNIKPIASLEGGVYTPVAKVRSHTQVAKYLAKQFAEDIKGKTIKGVGLVHAEGIELASKLKKMIEELDAAAEIEIEETTPIISTHTGPGAIGFMYHLED; this is encoded by the coding sequence ATGGCTAAAATTAAAATTGTAACAGATTCTACAGCTGACCTATCCAGCGAATTGATTGAAAAATTCGATATTGAAGTTGTCCCGCTATCTATTCACATAGAAGGTAATACATACTTGGACCGGGTTGATATTACTCCATCTGAATTCATGAGAAAAATGAAAGAAGCGGACGAGTTGCCTAAAAGCTCCCAGCCTCCTGCAGGAGTATTAGCTGAGGTGTATGACAGGTTTGGTGACCAAGGCTATGATATTCTCTCTATTCATATGACTGGCGGAATGAGCGGTACTGTTCAATCAGCAGAAAGTGCAGCAGCTATGTCACATGCAAATGTTACAGTGGTTGATTCAAGATATATATCCAAAGCACTGGCTTTTCAAGTATTGGAGGCTGCAAAAATGGCCAGCGAAGGGAAAAGTATTCAGGAAATTGTCAGCCGGCTGGAAACCATTCGCAGTAATACTAAATTATTTGTAGTAGTAGATACGCTGGAAAATCTTGTGAAAGGCGGAAGAATCGGCAAAGGCAAGGCCATGATCGGGTCCTTGCTGAATATAAAACCAATTGCCTCGCTTGAAGGCGGTGTATACACACCAGTTGCCAAAGTAAGAAGCCATACCCAGGTGGCCAAGTATTTGGCCAAGCAATTTGCAGAGGATATCAAAGGGAAAACAATAAAAGGTGTAGGCCTTGTCCATGCAGAAGGCATTGAGTTAGCTTCTAAACTGAAGAAAATGATTGAAGAGCTGGATGCTGCTGCAGAAATTGAAATCGAAGAAACAACTCCAATTATCAGTACACATACGGGACCAGGAGCAATTGGATTTATGTATCATCTGGAAGATTAA
- a CDS encoding twin-arginine translocase TatA/TatE family subunit — translation MLSNIGVPGLILILVLALIIFGPKKLPEIGRAFGETLREFKKSTRDLTSDVMEEFEQDSKKKTVK, via the coding sequence ATGCTTTCAAATATTGGTGTTCCGGGATTAATTTTAATCCTTGTTTTAGCGTTAATCATATTCGGACCAAAAAAACTGCCGGAAATTGGCCGTGCTTTTGGTGAAACACTTAGAGAATTCAAAAAATCCACCCGTGATTTAACGAGTGACGTAATGGAAGAATTTGAACAGGATTCTAAGAAAAAAACGGTTAAATAA
- a CDS encoding nucleoside hydrolase, translating into MIFAFFSEEINIVGIVADYGNVSREDAIRNAAYLQEVTGHKEIPVFSGAVLPLTGEVPVYYPDVHGIEGLGPIVPNLENSNDIFENFDDFKDLIQKYENDIIIVNVGRLSSLAAAFILYPGLMSKVSDFYIMGGAFNVPGNVTPVAEANFYGDPYAANVVFANAPKKIHILPLDVTMSAIITPAVVDALDAYYQSVQNKVGLLIKPMVDYYFHFYKGTSPGISGSPLHDLLTFWAMLEEAEIQYMEVPVKIIVNRGEAFGQSIGDFRNAPPEDKMKYRIHRIAVQFNYSSFIRKFYEIMTNHKTKTP; encoded by the coding sequence GTGATCTTTGCCTTTTTCTCAGAAGAAATCAATATCGTGGGGATTGTTGCTGATTATGGAAATGTATCAAGGGAAGATGCCATCCGAAATGCTGCATACCTGCAAGAAGTAACTGGACACAAGGAAATTCCTGTATTCAGCGGAGCTGTTTTGCCATTAACCGGGGAAGTTCCGGTGTATTATCCTGACGTCCACGGTATAGAGGGACTCGGCCCGATTGTGCCGAATCTGGAGAATTCCAATGACATATTTGAAAATTTTGATGATTTCAAAGACCTGATCCAGAAGTATGAAAATGATATAATTATAGTAAATGTAGGCAGGCTTTCATCACTGGCTGCGGCATTTATTCTTTACCCTGGACTCATGAGTAAAGTCAGTGACTTTTACATAATGGGAGGGGCATTTAATGTTCCTGGCAATGTGACTCCGGTAGCTGAAGCAAATTTTTATGGTGATCCATATGCGGCCAATGTCGTGTTTGCGAATGCACCGAAGAAAATTCATATTCTTCCTTTGGATGTAACGATGTCTGCAATCATTACACCAGCTGTTGTCGACGCCCTTGATGCTTATTATCAGTCTGTACAAAATAAAGTAGGCTTGCTTATTAAGCCTATGGTTGATTATTATTTTCATTTTTATAAAGGAACCTCCCCTGGCATAAGCGGCAGTCCCCTGCACGATTTGTTAACCTTTTGGGCAATGCTAGAAGAAGCTGAAATTCAATATATGGAAGTCCCGGTAAAAATAATTGTCAACAGAGGGGAGGCGTTCGGCCAGAGCATTGGAGATTTTAGGAATGCACCTCCTGAAGATAAGATGAAATACCGGATTCATCGGATTGCTGTACAATTTAATTATTCAAGTTTTATCAGGAAATTTTATGAGATAATGACCAATCATAAAACGAAAACACCCTAA
- a CDS encoding sensor histidine kinase translates to MKDQIKNLPLFRKVLLFSFLISIFVTVFTAGISFMVETRHLEKQLTDRVTDMASLWSSVIEYKDVEKVKEYQDPSDPAYKRLQHVISLVNEKAAYSNASLLMPEKSDDNSVKLLVTSKSSKEMGLESFSFYSASDDFIDGLTEAVQKRSTASSKVYQDQFGTWISAFSPIVDSKGNIIAILCIDIDAAVLKSIQRDLALYLSGLFLIIIFLVYFVLKRGLKKVLEPINDIISGFKEVSSGNFNVKLKPSNQADLGILSERFNFMTTRLAILFERLSATSEQFGTVPRNTPSSHRFEEAIGEMEHIMERTKILKELQRAEKMNAIGQLAASVAHEIRNPMTVVKGFLQIFLAKEEMTEEEKMYIKLMIDEMDRAETIINDYLSLAKPDIEQVEAINAGELAAGVIDLMNSYAMMSKNISVASEISEGIWIQGNASELKQVLINIYKNGIEAMKNGGCLSLSVSTEGIYGVFEISDTGIGMTREEMDRLGTAFYSLKEKGTGMGLLVCYQIVDRMKGRIEVNSEKGKGTVFRIFIPLAID, encoded by the coding sequence ATGAAGGATCAAATAAAAAATCTGCCTTTGTTCAGAAAAGTACTGTTATTCTCCTTCCTCATTTCTATCTTTGTCACAGTTTTTACAGCAGGCATCAGCTTTATGGTTGAAACCCGGCATCTGGAGAAGCAGCTTACAGATAGAGTGACTGACATGGCTTCTCTTTGGAGCTCTGTTATAGAGTACAAAGATGTTGAAAAAGTAAAGGAATATCAGGATCCGTCCGATCCGGCTTATAAAAGGCTGCAACATGTTATTTCATTGGTAAATGAAAAGGCAGCCTATTCAAATGCTTCACTGCTGATGCCGGAAAAAAGTGATGATAACTCGGTAAAGTTATTAGTAACTTCCAAAAGCTCTAAAGAAATGGGCCTGGAATCATTTTCATTTTATTCGGCAAGTGACGATTTTATAGATGGTTTAACGGAAGCTGTGCAGAAGAGAAGTACTGCATCCAGTAAGGTTTATCAGGATCAGTTTGGCACCTGGATTTCTGCCTTTTCACCTATTGTGGACTCTAAAGGAAATATTATTGCCATATTATGTATCGATATTGATGCTGCTGTGCTGAAATCGATTCAAAGAGATTTAGCCCTTTATTTATCAGGCTTATTTTTAATCATTATCTTTTTAGTATATTTTGTTTTGAAACGGGGTCTTAAAAAAGTATTAGAGCCAATTAATGATATTATTTCAGGTTTTAAAGAAGTCAGCAGCGGTAACTTTAACGTAAAGTTAAAGCCTTCTAATCAAGCAGATTTAGGCATTCTTTCAGAGAGATTTAACTTTATGACCACCCGGCTGGCTATCCTTTTTGAAAGACTGTCTGCCACTTCCGAGCAATTTGGGACAGTGCCAAGGAATACTCCCTCTTCACATCGCTTTGAAGAAGCAATAGGGGAAATGGAGCATATCATGGAAAGGACAAAGATTCTTAAAGAGCTGCAAAGAGCTGAAAAGATGAACGCAATTGGCCAGCTTGCTGCTTCGGTGGCACATGAAATCAGAAACCCAATGACGGTAGTAAAAGGATTTCTACAAATTTTTTTGGCTAAGGAAGAAATGACCGAAGAAGAAAAAATGTACATAAAGCTTATGATTGATGAGATGGATAGGGCGGAAACAATCATAAATGATTATTTATCCCTTGCCAAACCTGATATAGAACAAGTAGAGGCAATTAATGCCGGAGAACTTGCTGCCGGTGTAATTGATCTAATGAACTCTTATGCCATGATGTCAAAAAATATATCTGTTGCTTCCGAGATATCTGAAGGTATATGGATACAAGGGAATGCCAGTGAGTTAAAGCAGGTTTTGATCAATATTTATAAAAACGGCATTGAAGCCATGAAAAATGGGGGCTGTTTGTCACTTTCGGTATCCACTGAAGGTATATATGGTGTTTTTGAAATTTCTGATACCGGGATTGGTATGACAAGAGAAGAAATGGATAGATTGGGAACCGCTTTTTATTCTTTGAAAGAAAAGGGAACTGGGATGGGCCTGCTGGTATGCTACCAAATTGTCGACCGGATGAAGGGACGTATTGAGGTTAATAGTGAAAAAGGAAAAGGAACGGTATTCCGGATATTCATTCCGCTGGCAATTGATTAG
- the tatC gene encoding twin-arginine translocase subunit TatC — protein MEEKELNLVEHLDELRKRLIITASAFILFFIAGFVFVEDIYKWLVRDLDVKLIVLGPSDIIWVYFMLATVIAVAGTIPVLALQIWLFVKPALTAAERKISLSYVPALFILFIIGLCFGYFVIFPTVLSFLVELGGEMFEANFTADKYFRFVLNMTLPFGVLFELPVVIMFLTSLGIINPYVLTKIRKYAYFVLVVISVVISPPDFMSDILVTIPLLLLYEISINLSKIVYKRKLKKAENSGEASS, from the coding sequence ATGGAAGAAAAAGAGTTAAATTTAGTCGAACATCTAGATGAATTAAGAAAAAGACTCATTATAACGGCATCAGCATTTATCCTGTTTTTTATTGCAGGCTTTGTTTTTGTGGAGGATATTTATAAATGGCTGGTAAGAGACCTGGACGTCAAATTGATTGTCCTGGGTCCAAGTGATATTATCTGGGTTTACTTTATGCTTGCTACGGTCATTGCAGTTGCAGGAACAATTCCCGTTCTGGCTTTGCAGATTTGGCTTTTTGTCAAGCCTGCCCTGACAGCCGCTGAGCGGAAGATTTCTCTTTCTTATGTGCCGGCGCTTTTTATATTGTTCATTATTGGTCTTTGCTTTGGCTATTTTGTCATTTTCCCCACAGTATTGAGTTTTCTTGTTGAATTGGGTGGAGAAATGTTTGAGGCTAATTTCACTGCGGATAAATATTTCCGCTTTGTCCTAAATATGACTTTGCCTTTTGGAGTTTTGTTTGAACTCCCTGTAGTCATCATGTTCCTGACTTCGCTTGGAATCATTAATCCTTATGTGCTTACTAAAATCAGGAAGTATGCTTATTTTGTCCTTGTCGTGATTTCAGTTGTTATATCACCTCCTGACTTCATGTCTGATATTCTTGTCACTATTCCATTGCTTCTGCTTTATGAAATAAGCATCAACTTATCTAAAATTGTTTACAAAAGAAAGCTGAAAAAGGCAGAGAATTCAGGAGAGGCATCTTCTTAA